Proteins from one Mesotoga infera genomic window:
- a CDS encoding IS3 family transposase: MFLKEFGLPARIICEGFSISRAKLYRLLAPSKIDPLSSTMAAIAYEHPEYGYRRIHVLLKREGIKVNHKKVYRIYSQLSLQKPVKASRKLKCSKPIHLATPEYPAHVWSADFLELYLRGRKLRILIVIDDFTRLVVGTLVDFSIPASRVLLVIEKSIALYSRPRIFRTDNGSEFKEWRLNRFLSNARIRHEFIEKGKPQQNGFSESFNARFEDECLRMLDLNLMPLKEIKQAIYGWIKEYNCQRPHSSIAYETPIRFHILSY, encoded by the coding sequence ATGTTCTTGAAGGAGTTCGGTTTGCCAGCCAGGATCATCTGTGAAGGCTTCTCAATATCCAGGGCTAAGCTCTACAGGTTGCTGGCCCCTTCAAAGATAGATCCATTATCATCCACAATGGCGGCGATCGCTTACGAACACCCGGAATATGGTTACAGAAGGATTCACGTTCTCCTCAAGAGAGAAGGCATTAAGGTCAATCACAAGAAGGTCTACAGGATCTACTCACAGCTCTCTCTGCAGAAACCAGTCAAAGCCTCGAGAAAGCTCAAGTGCAGCAAACCTATACATCTCGCCACTCCAGAGTATCCGGCTCATGTATGGTCCGCTGACTTCCTTGAGTTGTACCTGAGAGGTAGAAAGCTCAGAATCCTTATTGTGATCGACGATTTCACAAGGCTCGTCGTTGGAACACTGGTAGATTTCTCCATCCCCGCATCCAGAGTGTTGCTGGTCATTGAAAAGTCAATAGCCCTCTATTCAAGACCAAGAATCTTCAGAACTGACAATGGCTCCGAGTTCAAAGAGTGGAGACTTAACAGGTTCCTCTCCAATGCCAGGATAAGGCATGAATTCATAGAGAAGGGCAAGCCACAACAGAATGGCTTCAGCGAGTCATTCAACGCCAGATTCGAGGATGAATGCCTCAGAATGCTCGATCTCAACCTAATGCCCTTGAAAGAGATTAAGCAGGCTATCTATGGCTGGATCAAAGAGTATAATTGTCAAAGACCACATTCGAGCATCGCTTATGAAACACCGATCAGATTCCATATTCTCAGTTACTGA
- a CDS encoding nucleoside phosphorylase translates to MEKSLPIHEHDYERPAIIEPTKVISPIPDMPERAVVIFYQDVIDSLNERGLLEKIVNRRSEVGLFPVYGIEYKGERVALLNPGLGAPSAAGFYDELIALGVKKTLACGSCGVLKREIPRGEIIVVESAIRDEGTSFHYVAPSREIYADPYVIEIIESTLRGLSIPYIKGKTWTTDAFYRETKKIVKRRIDEGCITVEMEASALMAVSRFRDVVFGQLLSSGDDVSGDEWDRRFHPEASSHKERVFWAALECCLRL, encoded by the coding sequence ATGGAGAAGAGTTTACCCATTCACGAGCATGATTATGAAAGGCCCGCAATCATAGAACCGACGAAGGTCATCTCGCCGATCCCCGACATGCCCGAAAGGGCGGTAGTCATCTTCTATCAGGATGTAATCGACAGCCTGAACGAGAGAGGGCTTCTCGAGAAGATCGTGAACAGAAGAAGCGAAGTGGGTCTGTTTCCGGTCTACGGGATTGAGTACAAAGGAGAACGGGTGGCGCTTTTGAATCCGGGGCTCGGGGCTCCCTCTGCGGCGGGCTTTTATGACGAGCTGATAGCACTGGGTGTTAAGAAGACGTTAGCCTGCGGCTCGTGCGGGGTGTTGAAGAGAGAGATTCCAAGAGGCGAGATCATCGTGGTGGAATCAGCCATCAGGGACGAGGGGACCTCCTTCCATTACGTGGCGCCCTCTAGAGAGATATACGCCGATCCTTATGTGATCGAGATCATCGAATCAACATTGAGAGGGTTATCCATACCATACATAAAGGGAAAGACCTGGACAACCGACGCCTTTTACAGAGAGACGAAGAAGATAGTTAAAAGAAGAATCGATGAAGGTTGCATAACGGTCGAAATGGAGGCTTCGGCGCTCATGGCCGTCTCCCGGTTCAGAGATGTCGTCTTTGGCCAGCTGCTCTCCTCGGGAGACGATGTGAGCGGTGACGAGTGGGACAGAAGATTTCATCCGGAAGCTTCCAGTCACAAAGAGCGTGTATTCTGGGCGGCGCTCGAGTGTTGCCTGAGATTATAA
- a CDS encoding GNAT family N-acetyltransferase — MVKYVASEKAKQYVSKIYGVMFKVYSTKGQVYFDSPGKNGMILWIDSEEDPGMSAWIRGGALKMLTFPACSLGRLMKVGRGVSKVHKECIKEHHLHLIFIAVSPASQGKGVGGRLMGLFTHEADSKALPCYLETQNPSNLGFYESFGFTVVKEIEISPELRSWSMVRPVAKHKTEPKGQRREV; from the coding sequence ATGGTCAAATACGTAGCAAGCGAGAAGGCAAAGCAATACGTGAGTAAGATCTACGGAGTCATGTTCAAGGTCTATTCGACTAAAGGACAGGTTTACTTCGATTCGCCCGGGAAGAACGGAATGATTCTGTGGATCGACTCTGAAGAGGACCCGGGAATGAGCGCCTGGATCAGAGGCGGGGCGTTGAAAATGCTCACGTTTCCGGCGTGTTCGCTCGGCCGCCTTATGAAGGTCGGCAGGGGGGTCTCGAAGGTTCACAAAGAATGCATCAAAGAACATCACCTTCACCTGATCTTTATCGCCGTTTCGCCCGCTTCTCAGGGAAAGGGCGTCGGCGGGCGACTCATGGGCCTTTTTACGCATGAAGCAGACTCGAAAGCCCTCCCCTGTTATCTCGAAACCCAGAACCCTTCAAACCTGGGCTTCTACGAATCCTTCGGCTTCACCGTCGTAAAGGAAATCGAAATCTCGCCCGAACTTCGATCCTGGAGCATGGTAAGGCCGGTCGCAAAACACAAAACTGAGCCCAAGGGGCAGAGGCGAGAAGTTTAA
- a CDS encoding NAD(P)/FAD-dependent oxidoreductase, with protein sequence MKIGVVGFGAAAIGFVSEVMNSNHEIHILERSKDIYSSSISGIRSDGKIFVSSTMGGELEIPISIQREVVDFYIGKLNEEDKKSVRTGVSFDSKSEFFENFYAKGFEPVNSMFWHIGTDKLGSVLTRIYDEFSQKRNIHFHFNSRVEDIDFSDNRVILRGRDFEADFDYVVVAVGRSGHSLIKGVTSKYPEIVASSNTVDIGVRFELPDHLVEEINKEMYEFKVRLKTRTGYTVRTFCNNPSGKVVLENYDDFVTVNGHSNSDGSSVNTNFAILCTTRFTEPFHDPIGYGSYISRLSNILAGGRKVILQTYEDFMQTKRTKRLGRVKPTLPESDFILGDINLVLPRRISVSITEFIEKLSEVIPGVAYPDNLMYAVEVKFYSNKIDNDRYGNLKFIGDCSGHTRSITYATGHGRLLGSSLK encoded by the coding sequence ATGAAGATTGGAGTTGTTGGTTTTGGAGCCGCGGCCATAGGCTTCGTTAGCGAGGTAATGAACAGCAATCACGAAATACATATTCTGGAGAGATCGAAGGATATCTATAGTTCAAGTATTAGCGGCATTCGCTCGGATGGAAAGATCTTTGTATCGAGCACAATGGGTGGTGAACTTGAGATTCCCATATCTATACAGAGGGAGGTTGTCGATTTTTACATTGGCAAGCTGAATGAGGAGGACAAGAAGAGTGTAAGAACCGGAGTGTCCTTCGACAGCAAATCCGAGTTCTTCGAGAATTTTTACGCGAAGGGTTTCGAACCCGTGAATTCCATGTTCTGGCATATCGGAACTGACAAGCTCGGCTCGGTCCTTACGAGAATATATGATGAGTTCTCGCAAAAGAGGAACATACACTTCCATTTCAACTCCAGAGTCGAAGATATAGACTTTTCCGACAACAGAGTTATACTTAGGGGAAGAGATTTCGAGGCGGATTTCGATTATGTAGTCGTGGCTGTCGGCAGGAGCGGCCACAGCCTGATCAAAGGAGTAACCTCGAAATACCCGGAAATCGTTGCCTCAAGCAACACCGTGGACATCGGCGTGAGGTTTGAATTGCCAGACCATCTAGTAGAGGAGATAAACAAAGAGATGTACGAGTTCAAAGTCCGGCTGAAAACCAGAACGGGTTATACGGTTCGAACTTTCTGCAACAACCCTTCGGGAAAAGTGGTACTGGAGAACTATGACGATTTCGTCACTGTGAACGGCCATTCTAATTCCGATGGAAGCTCAGTAAACACGAACTTCGCAATTCTTTGCACTACTAGATTCACTGAACCCTTTCACGATCCTATTGGATACGGCTCGTATATCAGCCGGCTGAGTAACATTCTCGCCGGTGGTCGTAAGGTGATTCTACAGACTTACGAAGATTTCATGCAAACCAAGCGGACCAAAAGACTGGGAAGGGTAAAGCCGACCCTCCCGGAAAGCGATTTCATACTCGGAGATATAAACCTTGTACTTCCGAGGAGAATTTCTGTCTCCATCACGGAGTTTATAGAAAAGCTCAGTGAAGTTATCCCGGGAGTAGCATACCCAGATAACTTGATGTATGCGGTCGAAGTGAAGTTCTACTCCAACAAGATCGATAACGATCGTTATGGAAATCTCAAATTCATCGGCGACTGCAGTGGGCACACCAGATCGATTACATATGCCACCGGACACGGAAGACTTCTAGGAAGTTCGCTTAAATAA